CCTCTAATTGTAGATTGCTTAAAGTAAATTAACAACTTATCATCAGTCCATGTTAACGAAAAGGGGATTTTTCTAAATGATTACATGACAAAAACAAGCAAGgagaggaaaaaggaaaaatgaaaaagaaaacaaacagACAAGAGCATCCATAATAGAGATAGGGAATTGAAGcaaagaaagaggaaaaaaaatttgAGCAAAGAAAGCGCGTGGACCAATCACAGGAGATTTACAAAAAGGAAAGTGGAAAGTCAGTCAAACTCTTGTTCAAAAACATGATCTTAGTCTATTACTTTCTAATAAGCTGTAATTCCATGACGAAAAGGCCTTCAACATGCATTACTTCTGCCGTTGTTTAGTAACTGGAGACTTGAAAAAACCACTTCATTATTTCAAAGTATTCAAAGTGCAAGAACAGAAACAAGATTGCAAAATACAACGGTTCCAAAAGGAAACTTCCatcaatttcttaaaaaaaaagtttttgctTTGTGCATAGTCGAGTAAAGCTCAAAATTTCAAGCATCTTTTTCTctgcatctctctctctcccctctCCCTGAAACAAGCAATTAATCTTTCTATTCAACCAGACAACAAAGGAACACACATGCATACCTATCTTGTACCCATGCATCAACTCTATCACCAACAGACCAATTATAGTCCCCCATGGCAGCTCTCCTTCTCTTCCTTGTTCCTTCAAATGGCATGGCAGTATTAGGACGAGCAACACGTATTTTGGGTGCCTCATCTCCTTCACCTTCAAGTGGCACCCACTCCCTTAGGTTTTCCGAGCCTGATGGATGAAATCAAatggataaaataaatttttatcaatattcATGCATGCATTATGAGGAACAAATTCCAACACTATTATATGTCTTCCACTTCTTCAATACCTCCTTACATAAGGAGAATCTTTAGGGAACAGTAGTTGCAACTTAGAATCAAAACTAATACGATGAAAAATATATGCTTGTGCAGTCTCTCTAAAGCCACAAGGCCTATTCAAAACTGAGCTGGCCTGAAATGCCTGGATCAAGACACTAATAGATCCTATACACATCACAATAACCTCTGTTCAATTATCCAACAGGTCCTAAATGTTTGTCAGACTTAATATCAATCATTATGCATTGAAGGACTCTAGCAATACGATATGGCTAGCTGGTCCTACACCCTTTtttaatctttcttttctaatacaTGGAAACTGCATAAATATAAAGATTTGGCAATACTGCAACAACCAGACAATTTAGACTTTGTTGTTTACAGGTATATATAATCTAAAAGAAATCAACTTCCTGCTGAGTGTGATGACCAGATATGGGATTATGCTAAGAGAACGCATGCAAAGTCTATCTAGACCGAGCACAAGGATTTCTCCAAGATTTTTGCAGGTGTCAACATTGGAGTAATTTATTAATCATGCACATATGCCAGCTTTCCATTGAAGAAATTACATACCTTCACCTGATGTGAGCTCAGTATAACTAACATAGACCTTTCCATCTTCTAAACTCAAAATTTTGGCTGGGAACCAGGCTGCCCTATATCCATCTCCATCTTTGAAAACCTTCCAATAATAGTAACAGTAAAATGAAATGTCTAAAATGTTCATTAATGGCCAGCGAAAGAAACAAGGAAGAAGCAAAAAACTAGATAGGACATTAAAAAGGAACAGTTTTCAAATCCACACAAGAACAGAATCTAATTTACTGCTATAAGGTGAAAAAACGCAATTGCACAAAGTTGGAAATTCCAAACCTCAACATTGGAGCTCTCCTTAATGCTATTCTCTTTTAGAGTTTCTGCCTTTCCATACTCATTCTGAACAATGGAAGATCTGGATCCATTCTCAGATTCAGGGACCACCCCTATGGTTTTGGCCAAATCAGAAGGCTTGCAGCCTTGCCCTTTGGCATCCTTTGCAATGATTGCACCAGAGCCAGTGATATCTAACAATCTCTCATGGTCCTCACCAGATACGTTTCCAAAATTATGTGACTTCCCATGTTTAGTAATCTGATTTCCTTTCTTATCTGATGGAACTTCTGTTAGCTGCCTCACAGACGTATCTGGACCTCCAACATTGTCCACATCTAAAATTTCTCTACCAATGTCATTTGATTTAGAAACCAGCTCAAGAGCTCCTTGTGCTACTTTCCAATAACCCACTGGACCAGCTGTTACAAGCTCGCTAAATGGCAAAGGATCACCCATAGCCACTATTTTACCAGCTTGAGACACAGCTTCAGCTGCCAACTCTGCAGCTTTTACAATGGCATCCATATTTTCAGCTCGTTTAGATGCAGCCATAGCAGTTTCAACCTTCTTTCTAGCAGCCTCCCTCGCAGCAACAAGAATTGAACTGGAGCTGTTTGTTCCATCATCACCCTTCAAAATGGATGCAGGAGTGGCTTTACCCAAACTTTCCATGCTATCAGAAAGAGAATTAACATTTATTTGACTTGGTTTGTGGTGACCACCAGAAATGACTGCTTCTTCAGCCATCAGTTTAGCTTGCAATGCAGCATTTGATGCAAGCTTCGCAGCTGCAGCTGCTGCCTTTGCAACAGCAGCAGCAGCTGCTATTGCTACAGCTGCAGAAGCTAGTTTGGTTTCCACATCAGGTAACAACCCAGAATATCTATGCTTATCTAACTGTTCCCATGTTTCCTGGCTATGACTAACAGCAGAAGTAGCAAGAGCAGCAGCGTCCTCTGCCTGCAGCCTAGCCTTCTTTATCTGGCCAAGGGTATCATCAGAAAAAATTGTCCTTGGTTCTGCATTCTGGCCACATTTCCTAAGATCCGAAGAAGATGCAGGAGTTAAAGATGTAAAGAATTTCCCAGGGGGGTCTCTAGAAATAAGGCCAATTGGATTTGTGATGGCAGTGGAAGTAGACACAGGATTAGACACCACAGAAGCACTAATTGGTTCCAGATGAGGTTGAGATGGCAAAAGCTTTTGCATAGGATTTTCAGAAACTGaagccttttttctttttctgggcTTCAGATCAGAATAAGTTTGACTAGCTGATGTTGCTACTTTTGCATCAAGCACAGAAGAAGTCCCAGCAAAAACACTAGCAGGGGCTCCAGCCGCTCCACTTTGAAGCATGGGACCAATAGGCTTGGCACCAGCAGTATGAGGGACAGATGACTCTTTGCCAGAGGTCAATTGGACAGTTTCTGCAGCAGGGGCTTTCACAGAAAAACGACCACTTGTGTCAAATGTAGAAGTATGTGGAGAAGCAACCCAAGGGCCACCAAAAGGAGACTGAGATAGCCAAGAAGGGCTGTGCCCAACAAAATTCCTGATAGCGGGAGCTCGATGAGGATGCAAAGGCGAAAGTGCCAGCTGATAATCAATAACTGGACCCCTTGCCATGCCACTTGTTTGCAAAGGGTCACCAGGAGCAGGCATACCCCAAAGTGGTGAAGAGGGGGGTACAATGGGATTCACAATTGTAGGAGTACTCTTGCTGCTGCCTCGAACAACAGGAGAAGGAACTGCTTTACTTTGGGGACCACCTTGTTTAATTGATTGCTCGGGAGCTCTAGCACCTGTAAATCTCAATTCTGAAACTCTTGCACTCGGCCAAGTTCAAATATAGAATAATAAGTTTTACCAGACACATACCTGAACGAGATTGCAAGGGTGTCTCAGGTGTAATGAAATGAGACTTCTGACCATGAAGCCTTTCTAAGCATGACTGCCAGGCATTTTCCCAAAGGCCCCTACCACCATCTACAGACCCACAATAGCAGAAAATTCTACATCAATGTCAAGGacatcacacacacacacacacacacacacacacacacagagagagagagagagagaaggagaaggGAGGAAGACCACTTACCAGGTCCTCCAAATGCAGATATCATATATGCCTCATCCGGTGGTGTCCCTTGACTGCAGCAATAATTTCAAAAACCAATTAGGAGTAAAATCATTATCATCAAAACTCTatcttttgatatttataaaaaaaataaataaataaactaaaagagaCCAGCAAAGCTCTTGTCCTtccttttcctttatttttttttctcagttGGGTGGAGCTGCAGGTGCAAGTGTATCAGAAATGACATCCAAGAGCACCTTAATCACATTCATAATGTGAATTTGGCCAACTCCACCCTTATCATGCCATAATGTGTCATTAGATAGTAGTAACTATATATGAAAACATCAAAGAACAGAACCCACATCAAAGCTCCATAAACAAAGATCTGAGCACGCAATTGGACTTGCTGTAAATCTGTGAAAGGTTGCTGAAACATTGAAGCTGTACAAACTGAAGAATTCAAATCCGGCAGACTAGTTGATGTTGCAAGAACAAATGGTCTTAAATTACTGGAGTCAACATGTCCAGGCACAAGCTGAGAAGAACCAGATGGGCTCAGGGAAATACAGCTTGTTTTGACTTCTCTTTCTGATATCACAGAAGATGTTACTTTAACAGGCCTTCCCTTTTTAGCAGTTCCTTTTGCTGCTGCCTTACCTGAAGCTCGTCTTGTTTTACATTTGGAATTACTTTTTGAAGCACCATGAGCGACAGGTACATCAGACACCTTTGAACTTCCATGAGAAAGATCATGAGCAATCTTGGGATCTAATTGGCCTAAGCCAGAACTTGAAGTCCATACATCCACAATCTTTAAAATGGACAGGAAGGAGAACAAATTAATTCAGGATTATATTAGTAAGCATTATGTCAGCATATATACAACTTACAGTCAAACAAGCGGGATATATAGCaggaaaaatataataatatataataaaaaatgtgaTGGAATTTACCGGGGATACTTTGCCAGCTTCTATAAAGGGCTGCCATTTCTTGGCATCTTTTTGAGGCAAATCCACCAGTGGAGTAACCTCAAAAGTAAAGCTACTATCATCTTTAGAGGCATCATTTTGATTTGGATCCTTAGAAGCAGACAGCATTTTGATGGCATCACCATCAGTTACCTCAGAAACTGAAACACTCTGGTCTGACAATCTTTTGAGCTCCTCATGATTTTTGTCATGAGAAAACTCACTAGCACTAATGACAATAGGGGAACCACCAGCTGCCTTGTCAAGATCAGCAGTACTTTCATGTTCTACTGCACATCAGGTTGGGATTCAGAAGGCGAAAGACAGAAGGAATACTCCTGGATTATATATTAATCTAAACACATACAAAACTAAGATGGAGAATGGCAATCAAAGCAAAGTTAAACATATAGATAATATGAAATGATCTACCGCTAGAGCTTGGAACAGCAGTCtgctcaaaactcaaatctccaGATCCCGTGACAGTGTTTTCCTCCTGATCTTTTTGACTACCATCCTGGCAAGGCTCCTTTATAGCTGAGGGCGCAGGTCCAAGCATCTCATTGTTTACTGTTGCTTCTGCATAAAAGGAGTATTAAATGACAATAAAACATCAAGTTTCAGTGTGAGAAATGACAATAtgtcaccaaaaaaaaaaaaaaaagaagaaaagataaaCACAAACATAGTTtgctaaaaaaaattcaaacataaTTCCAGAGTGAGAAATAGTCTGAGTGCATGCCGAAGTAGTAAAAGACAATTTCATCCAAATTGCATCTTGTCACCAGATATTCAAAAAGGCTAAGTACACATGCGCATATAGACATTACAAATGCTCACCTGAAACATTTTTAGCTTTCTTGTCATCCTTTTCTTGTACTAGAGCTTCAACGCTGTATCCCTTGTTTGTAGTTGAATCACAAGGAGCTGGACACACTTCTTTATCCATTGTGCACTCCTCCCCAACTTTTTTGGTCGCTACTGCTTGACGTTCAGTTTGGCTTTCTGTATTACAAGTACCCACTTTGGATAGAGAATGAGCAACTGACTCACACAGCATCTGATCAGCAGCAGCAGAAGATCCCCTTTCAGATTCAGAAACAGGATCTACTCCAGTTGTCACTTGACTAGATGCCTTATGATCAGAAAAACTTGCTTC
This is a stretch of genomic DNA from Manihot esculenta cultivar AM560-2 chromosome 2, M.esculenta_v8, whole genome shotgun sequence. It encodes these proteins:
- the LOC110609645 gene encoding uncharacterized protein LOC110609645 isoform X3: MDYDDNDFQSQKLHLAGEGRDKFPPVLRPYALPKFDFDDTLHGTLRFDSLVETEVFLGIESNEDSQWIEDFSRGSSGIQFSSGATESCSISRCNNVWSEATSSESVEMLLKSVGQEEHIPAQVNMKESDSCDELGCMVKQMEPSSKQESSIPARMVDVTSIQLGELPENLSMLNDDGGEQQPQVGGSSQTPQGNPSVDQGLGDLTAISVEVRLPIAKGSQLIDDKCNGVSQREVDAVINESLDNRKEEGPDSGTQITNAFANAKNNVTGNDELVNEGSSNHVNETAEENLDVSGRDKDEPQEKGGVLLSQGAQIYAQVLNSQMAERDSPPCMASVESMEESSATKTSMGSVQDPNVIPKGDSGLEMQYVHSGVAAPEVPPVVVEGNATVGRHEVEKSNGSHLDTKNLSCKSEAYLLPIEGNGCSQNKVDRSSSYRAVNSSLPEVSSSVEFISETHAEGHVSPSTTVESMQMGEGNEVSRQCDDDKCDKDVPVIEQKGSEELPSDDNDRNTIINKGNGASSGEGSLGYELIVSKPHSDTAGNKSASDFAFEKGTNMSCDTVDDVPVSSENCITTDGVIDQKDVEASGLPAVFTYSDKDVGKISKEASFSDHKASSQVTTGVDPVSESERGSSAAADQMLCESVAHSLSKVGTCNTESQTERQAVATKKVGEECTMDKEVCPAPCDSTTNKGYSVEALVQEKDDKKAKNVSEATVNNEMLGPAPSAIKEPCQDGSQKDQEENTVTGSGDLSFEQTAVPSSSEHESTADLDKAAGGSPIVISASEFSHDKNHEELKRLSDQSVSVSEVTDGDAIKMLSASKDPNQNDASKDDSSFTFEVTPLVDLPQKDAKKWQPFIEAGKVSPIVDVWTSSSGLGQLDPKIAHDLSHGSSKVSDVPVAHGASKSNSKCKTRRASGKAAAKGTAKKGRPVKVTSSVISEREVKTSCISLSPSGSSQLVPGHVDSSNLRPFVLATSTSLPDLNSSVCTASMFQQPFTDLQQVQLRAQIFVYGALIQGTPPDEAYMISAFGGPDGGRGLWENAWQSCLERLHGQKSHFITPETPLQSRSGARAPEQSIKQGGPQSKAVPSPVVRGSSKSTPTIVNPIVPPSSPLWGMPAPGDPLQTSGMARGPVIDYQLALSPLHPHRAPAIRNFVGHSPSWLSQSPFGGPWVASPHTSTFDTSGRFSVKAPAAETVQLTSGKESSVPHTAGAKPIGPMLQSGAAGAPASVFAGTSSVLDAKVATSASQTYSDLKPRKRKKASVSENPMQKLLPSQPHLEPISASVVSNPVSTSTAITNPIGLISRDPPGKFFTSLTPASSSDLRKCGQNAEPRTIFSDDTLGQIKKARLQAEDAAALATSAVSHSQETWEQLDKHRYSGLLPDVETKLASAAVAIAAAAAVAKAAAAAAKLASNAALQAKLMAEEAVISGGHHKPSQINVNSLSDSMESLGKATPASILKGDDGTNSSSSILVAAREAARKKVETAMAASKRAENMDAIVKAAELAAEAVSQAGKIVAMGDPLPFSELVTAGPVGYWKVAQGALELVSKSNDIGREILDVDNVGGPDTSVRQLTEVPSDKKGNQITKHGKSHNFGNVSGEDHERLLDITGSGAIIAKDAKGQGCKPSDLAKTIGVVPESENGSRSSIVQNEYGKAETLKENSIKESSNVEVFKDGDGYRAAWFPAKILSLEDGKVYVSYTELTSGEGSENLREWVPLEGEGDEAPKIRVARPNTAMPFEGTRKRRRAAMGDYNWSVGDRVDAWVQDSWWEGEITEKSKKDEPMVTVNFPAQGETRAFKAWELRPSLVWKDGEWIERSNSGESNRSSHGGDTPQEKRPRLHGPVMEAKGKDKTSKSTDAMEFDESDDPTLIDLSADEKLFNIGKSSRDGNRRDALKMTRTGLQKDRSGVIFGVPKPGKKRKFMEVSKHYVADQSSRMNEANDSVKFVKPLVPQGAGFRGLKTTKTESNERRVADSKPKVVKSGKPHTVPVRTVPQKDSLSSIAISAPDDSAVADNTTKTKDSVNHGESTLEKQNVMAFQSFSSTDGAMEGPILFSALAHPSDNISSKIMSSTDAISERMSKGKLAPAGGKSSKIEDTDMHGYSTKSTSDSVEPRRSNRRIQPTSRLLEGLQSSLMVSKIPSLSHDKSHKSRNASKAGNNHG
- the LOC110609645 gene encoding uncharacterized protein LOC110609645 isoform X2, whose amino-acid sequence is MDYDDNDFQSQKLHLAGEGRDKFPPVLRPYALPKFDFDDTLHGTLRFDSLVETEVFLGIESNEDSQWIEDFSRGSSGIQFSSGATESCSISRCNNVWSEATSSESVEMLLKSVGQEEHIPAQVNMKESDSCDELGCMVKQMEPSSKQESSIPARMVDVTSIQLGELPENLSMLNDDGGEQQPQVGGSSQTPQGNPSVDQGLGDLTAISVEVRLPIAKGSQLIDDKCNGVSQREVDAVINESLDNRKEEGPDSGTQITNAFANAKNNVTGNDELVNEGSSNHVNETAEENLDVSGRDKDEPQEKGGVLLSQGAQIYAQVLNSQMAERDSPPCMASVESMEESSATKTSMGSVQDPNVIPKGDSGLEMQYVHSGVAAPEVPPVVVEGNATVGRHEVEKSNGSHLDTKNLSCKSEAYLLPIEGNGCSQNKVDRSSSYRAVNSSLPEVSSSVEFISETHAEGHVSPSTTVESMQMGEGNEVSRQCDDDKCDKDVPVIEQKGSEELPSDDNDRNTIINKGNGASSGEGSLGYELIVSKPHSDTAGNKSASDFAFEKGTNMSCDTVDDVPVSSENCITTDGVIDQKDVEASGLPAVFTYSDKDVGKISKEASFSDHKASSQVTTGVDPVSESERGSSAAADQMLCESVAHSLSKVGTCNTESQTERQAVATKKVGEECTMDKEVCPAPCDSTTNKGYSVEALVQEKDDKKAKNVSEATVNNEMLGPAPSAIKEPCQDGSQKDQEENTVTGSGDLSFEQTAVPSSSVEHESTADLDKAAGGSPIVISASEFSHDKNHEELKRLSDQSVSVSEVTDGDAIKMLSASKDPNQNDASKDDSSFTFEVTPLVDLPQKDAKKWQPFIEAGKVSPIVDVWTSSSGLGQLDPKIAHDLSHGSSKVSDVPVAHGASKSNSKCKTRRASGKAAAKGTAKKGRPVKVTSSVISEREVKTSCISLSPSGSSQLVPGHVDSSNLRPFVLATSTSLPDLNSSVCTASMFQQPFTDLQQVQLRAQIFVYGALIQGTPPDEAYMISAFGGPDGGRGLWENAWQSCLERLHGQKSHFITPETPLQSRSGARAPEQSIKQGGPQSKAVPSPVVRGSSKSTPTIVNPIVPPSSPLWGMPAPGDPLQTSGMARGPVIDYQLALSPLHPHRAPAIRNFVGHSPSWLSQSPFGGPWVASPHTSTFDTSGRFSVKAPAAETVQLTSGKESSVPHTAGAKPIGPMLQSGAAGAPASVFAGTSSVLDAKVATSASQTYSDLKPRKRKKASVSENPMQKLLPSQPHLEPISASVVSNPVSTSTAITNPIGLISRDPPGKFFTSLTPASSSDLRKCGQNAEPRTIFSDDTLGQIKKARLQAEDAAALATSAVSHSQETWEQLDKHRYSGLLPDVETKLASAAVAIAAAAAVAKAAAAAAKLASNAALQAKLMAEEAVISGGHHKPSQINVNSLSDSMESLGKATPASILKGDDGTNSSSSILVAAREAARKKVETAMAASKRAENMDAIVKAAELAAEAVSQAGKIVAMGDPLPFSELVTAGPVGYWKVAQGALELVSKSNDIGREILDVDNVGGPDTSVRQLTEVPSDKKGNQITKHGKSHNFGNVSGEDHERLLDITGSGAIIAKDAKGQGCKPSDLAKTIGVVPESENGSRSSIVQNEYGKAETLKENSIKESSNVEVFKDGDGYRAAWFPAKILSLEDGKVYVSYTELTSGEGSENLREWVPLEGEGDEAPKIRVARPNTAMPFEGTRKRRRAAMGDYNWSVGDRVDAWVQDSWWEGEITEKSKKDEPMVTVNFPAQGETRAFKAWELRPSLVWKDGEWIERSNSGESNRSSHGGDTPQEKRPRLHGPVMEAKGKDKTSKSTDAMEFDESDDPTLIDLSADEKLFNIGKSSRDGNRRDALKMTRTGLQKDRSGVIFGVPKPGKKRKFMEVSKHYVADQSSRMNEANDSVKFVKPLVPQGAGFRGLKTTKTESNERRVADSKPKVVKSGKPHTVPVRTVPQKDSLSSIAISAPDDSAVADNTTKTKDSVNHGESTLEKQNVMAFQSFSSTDGAMEGPILFSALAHPSDNISSKIMSSTDAISERMSKGKLAPAGGKSSKIEDTDMHGYSTKSTSDSVEPRRSNRRIQPTSRLLEGLQSSLMVSKIPSLSHDKSHKSRNASKGNNHG
- the LOC110609645 gene encoding uncharacterized protein LOC110609645 isoform X1 codes for the protein MDYDDNDFQSQKLHLAGEGRDKFPPVLRPYALPKFDFDDTLHGTLRFDSLVETEVFLGIESNEDSQWIEDFSRGSSGIQFSSGATESCSISRCNNVWSEATSSESVEMLLKSVGQEEHIPAQVNMKESDSCDELGCMVKQMEPSSKQESSIPARMVDVTSIQLGELPENLSMLNDDGGEQQPQVGGSSQTPQGNPSVDQGLGDLTAISVEVRLPIAKGSQLIDDKCNGVSQREVDAVINESLDNRKEEGPDSGTQITNAFANAKNNVTGNDELVNEGSSNHVNETAEENLDVSGRDKDEPQEKGGVLLSQGAQIYAQVLNSQMAERDSPPCMASVESMEESSATKTSMGSVQDPNVIPKGDSGLEMQYVHSGVAAPEVPPVVVEGNATVGRHEVEKSNGSHLDTKNLSCKSEAYLLPIEGNGCSQNKVDRSSSYRAVNSSLPEVSSSVEFISETHAEGHVSPSTTVESMQMGEGNEVSRQCDDDKCDKDVPVIEQKGSEELPSDDNDRNTIINKGNGASSGEGSLGYELIVSKPHSDTAGNKSASDFAFEKGTNMSCDTVDDVPVSSENCITTDGVIDQKDVEASGLPAVFTYSDKDVGKISKEASFSDHKASSQVTTGVDPVSESERGSSAAADQMLCESVAHSLSKVGTCNTESQTERQAVATKKVGEECTMDKEVCPAPCDSTTNKGYSVEALVQEKDDKKAKNVSEATVNNEMLGPAPSAIKEPCQDGSQKDQEENTVTGSGDLSFEQTAVPSSSVEHESTADLDKAAGGSPIVISASEFSHDKNHEELKRLSDQSVSVSEVTDGDAIKMLSASKDPNQNDASKDDSSFTFEVTPLVDLPQKDAKKWQPFIEAGKVSPIVDVWTSSSGLGQLDPKIAHDLSHGSSKVSDVPVAHGASKSNSKCKTRRASGKAAAKGTAKKGRPVKVTSSVISEREVKTSCISLSPSGSSQLVPGHVDSSNLRPFVLATSTSLPDLNSSVCTASMFQQPFTDLQQVQLRAQIFVYGALIQGTPPDEAYMISAFGGPDGGRGLWENAWQSCLERLHGQKSHFITPETPLQSRSGARAPEQSIKQGGPQSKAVPSPVVRGSSKSTPTIVNPIVPPSSPLWGMPAPGDPLQTSGMARGPVIDYQLALSPLHPHRAPAIRNFVGHSPSWLSQSPFGGPWVASPHTSTFDTSGRFSVKAPAAETVQLTSGKESSVPHTAGAKPIGPMLQSGAAGAPASVFAGTSSVLDAKVATSASQTYSDLKPRKRKKASVSENPMQKLLPSQPHLEPISASVVSNPVSTSTAITNPIGLISRDPPGKFFTSLTPASSSDLRKCGQNAEPRTIFSDDTLGQIKKARLQAEDAAALATSAVSHSQETWEQLDKHRYSGLLPDVETKLASAAVAIAAAAAVAKAAAAAAKLASNAALQAKLMAEEAVISGGHHKPSQINVNSLSDSMESLGKATPASILKGDDGTNSSSSILVAAREAARKKVETAMAASKRAENMDAIVKAAELAAEAVSQAGKIVAMGDPLPFSELVTAGPVGYWKVAQGALELVSKSNDIGREILDVDNVGGPDTSVRQLTEVPSDKKGNQITKHGKSHNFGNVSGEDHERLLDITGSGAIIAKDAKGQGCKPSDLAKTIGVVPESENGSRSSIVQNEYGKAETLKENSIKESSNVEVFKDGDGYRAAWFPAKILSLEDGKVYVSYTELTSGEGSENLREWVPLEGEGDEAPKIRVARPNTAMPFEGTRKRRRAAMGDYNWSVGDRVDAWVQDSWWEGEITEKSKKDEPMVTVNFPAQGETRAFKAWELRPSLVWKDGEWIERSNSGESNRSSHGGDTPQEKRPRLHGPVMEAKGKDKTSKSTDAMEFDESDDPTLIDLSADEKLFNIGKSSRDGNRRDALKMTRTGLQKDRSGVIFGVPKPGKKRKFMEVSKHYVADQSSRMNEANDSVKFVKPLVPQGAGFRGLKTTKTESNERRVADSKPKVVKSGKPHTVPVRTVPQKDSLSSIAISAPDDSAVADNTTKTKDSVNHGESTLEKQNVMAFQSFSSTDGAMEGPILFSALAHPSDNISSKIMSSTDAISERMSKGKLAPAGGKSSKIEDTDMHGYSTKSTSDSVEPRRSNRRIQPTSRLLEGLQSSLMVSKIPSLSHDKSHKSRNASKAGNNHG
- the LOC110609645 gene encoding uncharacterized protein LOC110609645 isoform X4, with the protein product MDYDDNDFQSQKLHLAGEGRDKFPPVLRPYALPKFDFDDTLHGTLRFDSLVETEVFLGIESNEDSQWIEDFSRGSSGIQFSSGATESCSISRCNNVWSEATSSESVEMLLKSVGQEEHIPAQVNMKESDSCDELGCMVKQMEPSSKQESSIPARMVDVTSIQLGELPENLSMLNDDGGEQQPQVGGSSQTPQGNPSVDQGLGDLTAISVEVRLPIAKGSQLIDDKCNGVSQREVDAVINESLDNRKEEGPDSGTQITNAFANAKNNVTGNDELVNEGSSNHVNETAEENLDVSGRDKDEPQEKGGVLLSQGAQIYAQVLNSQMAERDSPPCMASVESMEESSATKTSMGSVQDPNVIPKGDSGLEMQYVHSGVAAPEVPPVVVEGNATVGRHEVEKSNGSHLDTKNLSCKSEAYLLPIEGNGCSQNKVDRSSSYRAVNSSLPEVSSSVEFISETHAEGHVSPSTTVESMQMGEGNEVSRQCDDDKCDKDVPVIEQKGSEELPSDDNDRNTIINKGNGASSGEGSLGYELIVSKPHSDTAGNKSVDDVPVSSENCITTDGVIDQKDVEASGLPAVFTYSDKDVGKISKEASFSDHKASSQVTTGVDPVSESERGSSAAADQMLCESVAHSLSKVGTCNTESQTERQAVATKKVGEECTMDKEVCPAPCDSTTNKGYSVEALVQEKDDKKAKNVSEATVNNEMLGPAPSAIKEPCQDGSQKDQEENTVTGSGDLSFEQTAVPSSSVEHESTADLDKAAGGSPIVISASEFSHDKNHEELKRLSDQSVSVSEVTDGDAIKMLSASKDPNQNDASKDDSSFTFEVTPLVDLPQKDAKKWQPFIEAGKVSPIVDVWTSSSGLGQLDPKIAHDLSHGSSKVSDVPVAHGASKSNSKCKTRRASGKAAAKGTAKKGRPVKVTSSVISEREVKTSCISLSPSGSSQLVPGHVDSSNLRPFVLATSTSLPDLNSSVCTASMFQQPFTDLQQVQLRAQIFVYGALIQGTPPDEAYMISAFGGPDGGRGLWENAWQSCLERLHGQKSHFITPETPLQSRSGARAPEQSIKQGGPQSKAVPSPVVRGSSKSTPTIVNPIVPPSSPLWGMPAPGDPLQTSGMARGPVIDYQLALSPLHPHRAPAIRNFVGHSPSWLSQSPFGGPWVASPHTSTFDTSGRFSVKAPAAETVQLTSGKESSVPHTAGAKPIGPMLQSGAAGAPASVFAGTSSVLDAKVATSASQTYSDLKPRKRKKASVSENPMQKLLPSQPHLEPISASVVSNPVSTSTAITNPIGLISRDPPGKFFTSLTPASSSDLRKCGQNAEPRTIFSDDTLGQIKKARLQAEDAAALATSAVSHSQETWEQLDKHRYSGLLPDVETKLASAAVAIAAAAAVAKAAAAAAKLASNAALQAKLMAEEAVISGGHHKPSQINVNSLSDSMESLGKATPASILKGDDGTNSSSSILVAAREAARKKVETAMAASKRAENMDAIVKAAELAAEAVSQAGKIVAMGDPLPFSELVTAGPVGYWKVAQGALELVSKSNDIGREILDVDNVGGPDTSVRQLTEVPSDKKGNQITKHGKSHNFGNVSGEDHERLLDITGSGAIIAKDAKGQGCKPSDLAKTIGVVPESENGSRSSIVQNEYGKAETLKENSIKESSNVEVFKDGDGYRAAWFPAKILSLEDGKVYVSYTELTSGEGSENLREWVPLEGEGDEAPKIRVARPNTAMPFEGTRKRRRAAMGDYNWSVGDRVDAWVQDSWWEGEITEKSKKDEPMVTVNFPAQGETRAFKAWELRPSLVWKDGEWIERSNSGESNRSSHGGDTPQEKRPRLHGPVMEAKGKDKTSKSTDAMEFDESDDPTLIDLSADEKLFNIGKSSRDGNRRDALKMTRTGLQKDRSGVIFGVPKPGKKRKFMEVSKHYVADQSSRMNEANDSVKFVKPLVPQGAGFRGLKTTKTESNERRVADSKPKVVKSGKPHTVPVRTVPQKDSLSSIAISAPDDSAVADNTTKTKDSVNHGESTLEKQNVMAFQSFSSTDGAMEGPILFSALAHPSDNISSKIMSSTDAISERMSKGKLAPAGGKSSKIEDTDMHGYSTKSTSDSVEPRRSNRRIQPTSRLLEGLQSSLMVSKIPSLSHDKSHKSRNASKAGNNHG